The genomic window GGCGCCCCCTCTGGCCGGACACGTCATGAACTACAGCAACGTCCTGTGCGAGTTGCTCAAGACCGCGGTGGGCGCCACCAAGACGGCGGCCCTGCACTACCCCAACACCGTCGCCCTGCAGGAGATGGTGGACCGCGTCACCGACCTGTCCCACCAGGCCCAGCTGTTCAAAgtccagctgctgcagctggcgAACTgctgaggccccgcccacacccccccccccccttgcacgGACACGGACAGTATTCAGACAGACTCTCGCAGACTGAACACCTCGACGTGCATCACATATCAAAGGggatttttaaacaaaatccattttgtaaattgtttcCGGAAAGTTCCGTTTTGTAAATACTGGGctctattttttttgtgtgtagatTGTTTtataagaattattattattattgttattatataaatgtatgataAATAGCGAAGACTTGGACTCGGACTCATGGTAACATGCCTGTTTGTCGATAATTCCACATTAAGCACCTTATAAGACGGCCTTTGTCCTTTCGTATCTGTAGAATAATGGTGTGCTGGTTGCTGAAAAATGAGAGTACTTGTTTGTAAATAATGCTATGTGTCACCCAGGGAGAGACTCTATAGTAAAGGACGCTTGGTTCACATGTACGTAGATGGGCGTGTGTTGTTATGAAAGTTGCTGTCACTCAATCATTCTGGGAGGGGCccatctgtgatgtcacaaagggtGCTGTCATAGTGGTGGTCCTGAGGGTCCACAAACTGCTTTTTCATGGGATATGTTTACCACCAAGTCCACTGCAGTAGCTGCATGTGCAAACTGCATAATTTCTGAAACTGAGTGActtcattttcactgtaaatatgCTCTACCGTACCagaaatttaatatttcattaaccCTAGACGTGTTCAGAATGCGGTGGCATGGGATCGAATCCTGGCCGGGGGCTTTCTGTGTGGAAATTGCACGTTTTCGcccacagtccaaatacatgcaggttaggttaactggagagtctaCATCGCCCTtaggtgtgaatggtgtgtgtgtgccctgcgacagattggtgacctgtccagggcaTAGTCCTGCCTcttgtccaatgcatgctgggataggctccagcaccaccctgcaaccctgaccaggaataagtgggttagataatggatgggtggatggatatTGAGAATGATCacttgtaaaaaagaaaaaaaatatgcttaaattcAGATATTGCATTTTGCCCAGCCTGGCTTCATAGATCCCTGGTCCATTTTAGAACTTTTCAGTTTGTGCGAACAGCAGTTACACTGCTATGCATCTACAGCTTTATGTAGGGCAATGTGTTGATCATCTGTTCATCTGAAGATGGCTGCTATTGTCTGTCCTAGGTGTGAATAAATCTGTACAGTTTCATGCCGTATTTTCAAGTGGTCTTGCTACCCTGTAGTGCATACACAAAACGTGACATACTGATCCGAGGCTGAAATATCTGTAATTGCAGCATTTCCCACCAAGTAAAGAAAGTCAGCACATGAACCAGCAGATGACGTGGACACCATTTTGGGGAGTTACGTTTAATGAACTGGATGCAAATAcaaatctctcttttttttattttattttattttttaaattgctgtatAGCAGCGAAATGTTATTTGTCCAAAATAATCAGAATGGTACATATGAAAATTTAAACTAGTCgtttttgtgatttatttgtcGTACCACAGAAGTTTGAATCAGGAAATCGTTAGCTACTTGAAAGCGACCAGCAACAGTAAGCTACGCCCTTGCAGGACACTAATAAAGTTTTTAATTCCAGTTTATCGTGCCATCAGGAAGAGTTGCCTTATGACCAGACCGTTATTCATGAGAACAgtatatacttttttaaagccAGCAATTATGCCTGAAATATCTAACTCGCAGTTAACATTGGCAATAAAATGAGCTCAGTGTTATTGGAAGTGCTGATGCTGGAACAGAACGGTAAGCCACAAACAACTCTCTGGGTAGCGTACAAGTAAAGCAACGTACTGAACTGAACCAGCAGCAGGCGACAGTGTGTTCCTAGCCGTTAGCGTAAACGTAATGTAAATTTTAGGATTAACCCCCTACGGTGACAGTGCATGCACCATGGGAATATTTTAGCGTGATGTGACATTTTTCGTATAGATGCGGGTAGATTAATACTTAAGCACTTTAGCAGAACTGCAGCCGAATACCCGAATTCAAAACCATAACGGTTCGTGAGGCCAGCAGATTCATTCTTCGTCGATGGCTGACTGTGCAGAGCAGCTGGCCGTCTCTACAGTAGATGTCTCAAACCGATTAATAGCCTAGGACTCAAAAACCGTTGGATACGGAGTTGTGCTTCACATCAACATGCCACCAaagtgaggttttttttcaaCTCACGATATTAAACCCAAGGCTATAGTTTTAGCCTATTATAGACCAGGGATGTCCAATCTTCGCGTAGAATagtcagtgtgggtgcaggattttgtttcagttcagCACAAAGAGACCCGATTCTACTTATTAAGGTCTTAATTGAAGACTGATTATCAAGGGCGTAGGGTTGGTCTCAACATTGGTAGGGACACGTGCAAATATCACACCTGAGTAGGTATGATATTTGCACATGACGGGAGTCTTCAGATAgccccctccccttcagccaatcaaatgctAGTATGCCTAAATTGGTCGTTTAGGAGACAGCCTGTGAGAGGGCAGATCGGAATTATCTAATATGATTTCGCTCCAAAGATAATGCGAATGAGTACGCTCAAATATTGGTAGGGACATTTCTGTCCTCCCAAAATATTGGTAGGGACATGTCCCTACCGTCCATATGCAAACCTACGCCCTTGGATTAGTTAGCCTAATTTGGTTAATCAGATGTCGTAGTattgggctaaaacaaaaacctgcaccccacaGACCTTTTCCGGTAGGATTTGACACCCTTGCTATAGACccataaataattcagtgttgCAATGCTGCACACAAACAGCTATCACAATCAGGCGGAGGAGAATTCACATGaattacacaaatatacaccagTCTGACATACTATATTTGGGGTGTCGGCCAGTGCCTCGACCACATTAATAAGTCTAGTCAGTAACCACTCGCCTGTTCCTGAATGTTCTCATCACCCACACTCACCTGGTGAGGGAGGGGTTAACAACGCGACGGCGCgttttctgtttctcctccGTCCTCCGCTCTTTTCATTCTGCAGACCCCGGAATGGAAATTCGATtcccgccgatcggaaaaacaGGCCTGCGGGAGCGGCGGCCAAGGCAAGCCGACAGCGGCCAGGCCAGGGATGGTCTCCCACGGCCCCGCCTCGTCTTATTTACTGCACGGCTCGTCTACTCGGTTCAACCTCAAAAgcggagctttttttttttttttaatcggaCGTCCGCGATTTAAACCCGGCCCTGTGGCTGAGGGGTGGAAGCGGGCGCCCGCAGAAGCGCACCGCTTATGTGCGCAACTCTGCCGCGTTGCCCTTTGGGGACGCGAACACTAAGGGCGGAACCGTCAGGCTGTAAATCTGAGCTTTCTGCCCCAAGTGTAGATGTACCCCCCGTCTGCACAGATGTACAGGATGGATATCCTGTTTACAACTGCAGCCTGGATTCGCCGTGTGCACCGTTTGGTTAAAGACTGAATGCGTAGCCGATGTGTGTAGAGAGGAGCAGTGTTTGAGTCTCGGTGTGTTGTGGGGGAGAATAGCTTCTGTTAGAGTGAAGTTAATGTATCACAGTGTGCCCAGGCGTGTTTTCTCAGGCAGTTTGGAAGTTTCAATATTAGTAGGCTGTCTGACtcttgtgtgaatgtgcgtaTTTGGGAGTAACGTTTGAGTAAGACTGCTATATTTACAGGGTGTGTGCACTCGGGGGTGGTGGTTGGATAAGGTTGCTTTTAACAGGCTGTCTGAGTCAGGGGTTGTTTGCGCTTGCGGGTGAGGTCTACGGTGACGTTTGTCGGACGCCGACGACGCGCTGCTTTCGAGAACCGCGGCCCGCAGGTTCTCGTCTCAGCTGGCGCTCTGAAACGGGTACTTAACTCGAGCAAAAACCGACACCACGGAAAGACTGAAGGCGGCCAATCAAAACACAGCCGAACATGGCTGTGGACTGAATCAGCGCTCGGGACGTCCCGCTCCTGCCATGTAAATATTCCTGCGCGGGCACGGCAGCCGAGAGGAGAGTGGGGTTCGGGTCTATTACCAGCCCGGAGAGCGGCGGCgagatgatgtcatttccttgGCTTACCACAGTCATTTCCTGTCAGGAGGCCTCTGCAGACTGTGCAGCCCCGGCGCTGGCCCTGTGGAGATTTTTCTTCTCTGCAAGCCGTCACAGCTGCACAGTTACTGTGTGTTTTCTATTCGACCTATACTGAAACCAACTTCCATTGAAATGCTGCCCccttgtgtcagtgtgttcaATCCTTCGCAGACGCCTGCTAGGGAATTAATTCACTTGCGGAGTAAACAGCTTTGCTTCTTGAAACGTCAACAGCGGCAGTACTGTAATTGAGCTCATGGAAGAGTGATCGTTTACTACAGACCGGGTgttcaaaaaaacacagcacactttCAACTAATGTGATTTCAATGTAAAAGCAACAGCGCCATCTTCTGTTCTGCCTCTGTCTGCAGCATCACGCGTCCAAACCAGCAGGATGTcactttttttggctggaccgcaacagcggggccagccctacaaacgtgaatgtctgtgaatgagtgagtgagtgatgaagttacaccacacCATTGGTCGCCCGAGTTAAGAAGTCACACctttggtcggccggatcacgtgtattaggtccagccatatactaggttttaacctggtcttgtttttaataGTAAAAGAGAACTTGAGAACAGTGGTTAAAGGAAAATATGCAGTCTCACATTCAACTGGCCTGCACTTCTGtcgttcattttaaatattctgcaTGTGGTCAGTAGCGCCATCTTACGCCAGCCTGGTTCTAGGCTTCCAGCGAGAAAGAAACGGAACAAAAGACTGTGTGGCGGAGGGTAACCAGGGTGCTGGGGTGGAACCCAAACACAACGGCTCCCATTGTGGCTGACTAGGAAGGAAAAACAATTAGGAAGAAGGACAAATGGCAGGAAGTCCCTGTTTTGGGCACCACTAGGGGTAATATCCCATCAGTCCTGGCTCTATTACACTGTAACAGACATCTGCACATAAGGCAGAAATACCCCCTAAAGTCTAACACCACATATACAGGCATATAAAACTTTACTGTAACGCTTATGGGATTGACAGGACTAAAGGGGCTTCTGCATTCGACAACTCCATGCATAAAAGACTGTACAAGTCTGTGCGTttgcttatatattttttaagaaatatttattaTGATGGTTGATTACAGCTctggcataaaaaaaacaaaaagaaaataattcaaatgaaaataaaaacgtCCACGTGTAAAGACGACCGTTCGTAACGCTGGCTAGGACCGGCAGGGCGCGGAGACCCGAAAGGAGTCGCCGTCTTCAACTTCGCTGGGCGGGACGGGGCGAGAGGGGAAACCGGGAGCCGACGAACCGCGCGGCGGGTGCGCACGGGCCCACGTTTCGCACGCAGCGCGCCCCGGCCTCCGGAGGGTCAGGAGGTCGCGGCGAAGAAGCGGCGTCGTCGTCGTCGCGGGAGGTCCTCCGGATGGCGGTTTGGGTCGTCGCACGTTCAAACCGTTCCGTCCCACGCTTCCCGTTAACCGGCAGAGGGGGGGTTTGAGTGGAACGAGCACGCGTTTCTTCCCAATACGAGGAACCAAGAGCATCGCACAGTGACAcaactaaattttaaaaagtgtctaATTAGAGTGACTGAAGGCTTCAGCTGTCAGTTTAAACTTTCTTTCACACCGTTTCCTTTTGACATACTTTTAAAAGTGTGTCAGCTCGCAGTTGCAAGTGTTTTTATCTACTCAAGCTAagttacacgcacacacacacacacacatactctcacataTCTTTGTGTAATAAGACCAACCAATGGTCTCGCAGGAGGCTAGAGCTCAGCAGCCAATGAGAGTGGCACGTACTGCGGGGTCAACCATGTAGGCTGAGGGGAGGAATGGGTACCAGGAGTACTGCTTCACGGGCAAGTGCGCCTAAGGTGTGTGTACTTGCAAGTGGGAGGGATGcggacggggggggaggggcgggtaTGAGAATCAGGTTTTGATGGCCTTTCCCATCAATGTTAGCAGCTGGGCTAGGGCGCGGAGAGacaggcggggggaggggggggtctacGAGGCCGCTTCGGGCGAGACCAGCCTCTGCCGGGGGGTCTTGGGACGCtggcgggggctgggggcggagctacgGTCGGTCTCGGGCTGGGACGGCTCCGTGTCGCCGCGCTGGGGCCCGCTGTCACCCACCAGCTCCCTCAGGAATTTAAACTTGGAGAGGAAGAGCTGCCAGACCACATAccagcctgcagggggagacaaACACGAGAAACGTCAAACACGACCACTGAACCTGTAGGCCTTCACAGGGCTTAATGTTGTTCTCCCACAACATTAAGCCCTCTGAAATCACGATGGTCAAGGTGACAGCATTCAGGAATGTTTCAAGTGAACAACCGTGCGCAcagtttaataaatacataatttaaaaatattttcaaaagatttAGCCTAATATTTCAGTGATTCAGTTCTCTCAAACTTTGTCAAAACATGGATAGAAAATGTAGTTCGGAAAAAAGACAGTCgctggcaaaaaaaacaggctACACCCTGGTGATTTTAAAGGCAGGCATTCGGAGATGTCTCCTTGAAGTGAACAGACCTGTACTCTGATCAAGCAGGAGCCTGTGGTGTCCTTTAATAAGGAGTGGGTAACAGGACCGGGAGGCCCCTGAGGGCTGCCTTGTTCTGTGCCCGACAGTTAAAGCAGCACGAGAGCGTTCCATATGGCAGCTGTGACCCGCAGAACCCTGcgtctggccccgccccccctctacCCAACGTCTATAAATAGATCTTGTCGCTGCAGCTCAGCCCCAGTTTGGCACAGAGCTCCTGGCCTCTGGCAGCTAGCAGATCCAGATTTATGGACAGACATGATGGGCGgaggccgtgtgtgtgtgtgtgtgtgcgtgcgcggtTCCCACTCCTCTCTTTCAGCCACGGGAAGCTCGGTTTGGCGACCCCCGCGCTCACCGCCACCGCCTTCCTCCTCCAGCGCTCTGGGAAGTCTTCATCACCCAGTCTCCAAACCAAAACACCAAGCCCAGATCCAAACgtggcgtctctctctctctctcagatgccGAAAAGCTCGAGCCCACGCTGTATGGCAGCTTTCTGTCAGGCTGCCAAATGGCAGCTTCCAGTCAGACCGCCAAATGGCAGCTTCCTGTCACGCTGCCAATGGCAACGTTCTGTCAGGCTGCCAAACGGCAGCTTCCTGTCAGGCTGCCAAATGGCAGCTTCCTGTCAGGCTCCCAATGGCAGTGTTCTGTCAGGCTGCCAAACGGCAGCTTCCTGTCAGGCTGCCAAACGGCAGCGCGAATCTAAACGCAGGTGCTCCGGGGCTGCCAGACGGCTGGTGCTGCCGCACTCGGTCTTTACGGGGCAGGGATTTGACGACAGGGCGGCCACAGAGATTTTTCA from Anguilla anguilla isolate fAngAng1 chromosome 8, fAngAng1.pri, whole genome shotgun sequence includes these protein-coding regions:
- the smim13 gene encoding small integral membrane protein 13; its protein translation is MWQSVGLTVLVIVATLVCVFLFMLFGWYVVWQLFLSKFKFLRELVGDSGPQRGDTEPSQPETDRSSAPSPRQRPKTPRQRLVSPEAAS